One window of Nicotiana tomentosiformis chromosome 11, ASM39032v3, whole genome shotgun sequence genomic DNA carries:
- the LOC138902121 gene encoding uncharacterized protein: MAKETRSEISFHEAANVARRVEMVLAQGGQGSDKRPHYSGGFSDASSGGRGTFGRGHPPMPFHSALQASHSASGSRGPYVPHSGQPAYSAPSNPISAPSIQSYYSGHTARSGQSQFPLPQYQDGCYECGGYGHIRRTCPRLLGVPPQHQGSRAMVPTTVAAPYAHPSNGRGQAARGRGQTVRGEGQAIRGESQSARGRLRDVV; this comes from the coding sequence atggctaaggagaccagaagtgagatttcttttcatgaggctgccaatgttgccaggcgagtcgagatggttcttgcacagggagGTCAGGgatctgacaagagacctcattaTTCCGGTGGGTTTAGCgatgcctcatctggaggtaggggtacttttggtagaggtcatcctcccatgccatttcattcagcactccaggcatcccacagtgcttcagggagtcgtggtccttatgttcCCCATTCTGGTCAgccagcctatagtgcaccatcaaatcctatcagtgcaccttctattcagagttactacagtggtcatacggcccgttcgggtcagtcTCAGTTTCCACTGCCACAATACCAGGATGGATGTTACGAGTgtggtggttatgggcatatTAGGAGGACCTGTCCGAGATTATTGGGTGTCCCGCCacaacatcagggttctcgtgccatggttccgacaACAGTTGCTGCACCATATGCTCATCCATCCAatggcaggggtcaggcagccagaggtagaggccagactgttagaggtgaaggtcaggccattagaggtgaaaGCCAGTCAGCTAGAGGCCGTCTcagggacgtagtttag